A DNA window from Drosophila virilis strain 15010-1051.87 chromosome 4, Dvir_AGI_RSII-ME, whole genome shotgun sequence contains the following coding sequences:
- the LOC6627611 gene encoding WD repeat-containing protein 82 has translation MNKDTRMKLAAEALREFRVAKSFQPTSDIKYSMCFSQNGEHLVSCDHHNLILFNCNKLTQLCMVHMRQFRPELVSFTTQNDRLLHSSTKVDCAIRYLDLSSHQHLGLFSGHTSALRALCLQPGSEHQFMSSGCDDRVFVWDLRTCGYTHQLKHLHRPLLAYDPTGRAFATCHNTERIEIHDVRMLSAKPCQQFGYQLNELAKWTQLQFAPDGKTLLVNTDNAWCFSVDAYRGSFRQAYTGYANRQQLPLQVCYTPDSQYVLAGADNGRIHVWEAVSGDPLVVLRSKSHYPMQCIQFNPRRSMFASGDVRTLLWLTQRKHELKPTAIIDLTATDDSEVELGEIKTASKRQRQRRAWPMPMELPRWPPPSPPPRVLRWRRRRLRQVEDADSLEEGELR, from the exons atgaataaagatACAAGAATGAAACTAGCCGCTGAGGCATTGCGAGAATTTCGTGTCGCCAAGTCGTTTCAACCAACGAGTGATATCAAGTATTCAATGTGCTTCTCGCAGAATGGAGAGCATCTGGTGTCCTGTGACCATCACAATTTGATTCTCTTCAATTGCAACAAGCTGACACAGCTGTGTATGGTACACATGCGGCAATTTCGTCCGGAATTGGTTAGCTTTACAACGCAAAATGATCGACTGCTGCACAGCTCGACAAAG GTGGACTGTGCAATACGCTATCTGGATTTGAGCAGTCACCAGCACTTGGGCCTATTTAGTGGCCATACGAGTGCATTACGCGCCCTGTGCTTACAGCCAGGCAGCGAGCATCAGTTCATGAGTTCTGGCTGCGATGATCGTGTGTTCGTGTGGGATCTGCGCACCTGCGGCTATACGCACCAGCTGAAGCATCTGCACAGGCCACTGCTGGCCTATGATCCTACCGGCAGGGCCTTTGCCACCTGCCACAATACGGAACGCATTGAGATCCATGATGTGCGCATGCTTAGCGCAAAGCCTTGCCAGCAGTTTGGCTACCAGCTGAACGAACTGGCCAAATGGACGCAGCTGCAATTTGCGCCCGATGGCAAGACGCTGCTGGTGAACACCGACAATGCCTGGTGCTTCAGTGTGGATGCGTACAGGGGTTCCTTTCGGCAGGCTTATACAGGCTATGCGAaccggcagcagctgccgctgcaggtCTGCTACACGCCCGACTCACAGTACGTGTTGGCCGGCGCGGACAACGGACGCATCCATGTGTGGGAAGCGGTCAGCGGCGATCCGCTGGTGGTGTTGCGAAGCAAAAGCCATTATCCGATGCAATGCATACAATTCAATCCCAGGCGGAGCATGTTTGCGAGCGGCGATGTGCGAACCCTACTCTGGCTGACCCAGCGCAAGCACGAATTGAAGCCGACTGCTATTATAGATTTGACTGCCACGGATGACAGTGAAGTGGAGTTGGGTGAGATCAAGACGGCTTCTAAGCGTCAGCGGCAGAGAAGAGCCTGGCCCATGCCCATGGAGCTGCCACGTtggccgccgccgtcgccgccacCAAGAGTTTTACGCTGGCGCAGGCGGCGCTTGAGGCAAGTCGAGGATGCCGACAGTCTGGAGGAGGGTGAGCTACGTTGa
- the LOC6627610 gene encoding uncharacterized protein isoform X2: protein MANFINNPSQQNYYFKKSVAYTEDHILVKKLFLYNVAAEEVQTYFEGFGRVLRLQLFARQSLAANRKLMPRDGGGGGCGDGGSRKTKTGYVYFANPRDAAKALRKNLHTINGRRLSVQANDSWHQPDAYGMARPSAEQPSPSAEQPSQAVGDESSSTPSADILNLNDHCLEHIMRLLSLPDRIHFARTCSRFRSVYQQVSPALNRCISFDVFDAMTVWDMRDFFMLSGRHLQHIEGIIPPGRCQRLCEFFGQHCINLRTMHVTASKLSVRNMHKIFARLDRLEELQLRACALGNSSLLALKHLLQLKRLDLSDNHQLTGLNMNYLPASIVYLSLTSCNGLQSKYLPKLCKALPQLKELNLKAVYTITTGFQQVVSGKCCSALEELTISSGPANEYEHIAKLPGLKKLVLYSYEQGTTLRPELLTWLVEHKSNQLLHFEARGQNSINAEMLAQIGQLSALRTLSLPHNNAIGDRELEALRLQQLEQISLKYWPNLGNNAVLRLLMACPKLQELHLEECPRLTEKLLHDIIFKLRLQIRDKENRRQLPIRMYVYGSKINEFSLQHADVAAKDIIDACLAPPSSSDLCLVRMSNLLEFDFYSDDYDSFGSDDELDPDYDRYMVNEGFLSDEEYDYHDMVFNDDDLFVINMENVAELFNNWNANANRNANANANANRNANGNGNV, encoded by the exons atggcaaatttCATCAACAATCCCTCGCAGCAGAATTATTACTTCAAGAAGAGCGTTGCCTACACGGAGGACCACATCCTGGTGAAGAAACTGTTTCTTTACAATGTGGCAGCCGAG GAGGTGCAAACATATTTCGAGGGCTTTGGCCGTGTGCTGCGGCTGCAACTGTTTGCCAGACAGTCCTTGGCTGCCAACCGGAAGCTGATGCCGCGcgatggcggcggcggtggctgTGGTGATGGTGGTAGCCGGAAGACAAAAACTGGCTATGTTTACTTTGCCAATCCGCGAGATGCGGCCAAGGCGCTGCGAAAAAATCTGCACACCATCAATGGGCGTCGTCTGTCCGTCCAGGCCAATGATAGCTGGCATCAACCCGACGCCTACGGCATGGCCCGTCCATCTGCTGAGCAGCCCAGCCCATCCGCTGAGCAGCCCAGCCAAGCTGTTGGCGATGAGTCGTCGTCGACGCCATCAGCGGATATTTTGAATCTGAACGATCATTGTTTGGAGCACATAATGCGTTTGTTATCGCTGCCGGATCGCATACACTTTGCGCGGACCTGCAGCCGATTCCGGAGCGTTTACCAGCAGGTGTCGCCGGCGCTGAATCGCTGCATCAGCTTCGATGTGTTCGATGCGATGACCGTCTGGGATATGCGTGACTTTTTCATGCTATCCGGCCGGCATTTGCAGCACATCGAGGGCATTATACCGCCGGGTCGTTGCCAGCGACTGTGCGAGTTCTTTGGCCAGCACTGCATCAATCTGAGAACAATGCACGTGACGGCCAGCAAGCTCAGTGTGCGAAATATGCATAAGATCTTTGCCAGGCTGGACCGGCTagaggagctgcagctgcgcgcCTGTGCGCTGGGCAATTCCAGCTTGCTGGCACTGAAGCATCTGCTGCAGCTAAAGCGTCTGGATCTGTCTGACAATCATCAGCTGACCGGACTGAATATGAACTATTTGCCAGCGTCCATAGTCTACCTCAGCCTGACCAGCTGTAATGGGCTGCAGTCCAAGTACTTACCCAAGCTGTGCAAGGCGCTGCCCCAGCTCAAAGAGTTGAACTTGAAGGCGGTCTACACCATAACCACGGGCTTTCAACAGGTGGTCAGCGGCAAATGCTGTTCGGCGCTCGAGGAGCTCACGATAAGCAGCGGTCCGGCCAATGAGTATGAGCACATTGCCAAGCTGCCCGGTCTCAAAAAACTGGTGCTGTACAGCTACGAGCAGGGCACCACATTGCGACCGGAGCTGCTTACCTGGCTGGTGGAGCACAAATCGAACCAGCTGCTGCATTTTGAGGCGCGCGGCCAGAACTCGATCAATGCGGAGATGCTGGCGCAGATTGGACAGTTGAGCGCGTTGCGCACTCTTAGTTTGCCGCACAACAATGCCATTGGGGATCGCGAGCTGGAGGCACtccggctgcagcagctggagcagatCAGTCTCAAGTATTGGCCCAATTTGGGCAACAATGCAGTGCTGCGTCTGCTGATGGCCTGCCCCAAGCTGCAGGAGCTGCATCTGGAAGAGTGTCCGCGGCTAACCGAGAAGCTGCTCCACGACATCATCTTCAAGTTGCGCCTGCAGATACGCGATAAGGAGAACCGGCGCCAGCTGCCCATCCGCATGTATGTCTATGGCAGCAAAATAAATGAGTTCAGTCTCCAGCATGCGGATGTGGCCGCCAAAGATATCATCGATGCGTGCCTGGCGCCACCTTCATCTTCGGATCTGTGCCTGGTACGAATGTCCAATCTATTGGAATTCGATTTCTATTCAGATGATTATGATAGCTTCGGCTCCGATGATGAGCTAGATCCGGACTACGATCGTTATATGGTCAATGAGGGGTTCCTCAGCGACGAGGAATACGATTATCACGACATGGTATTCAACGATGATGATCTATTTGTGATAAATATGGAAAATGTGGCTGAATTGTTTAACAACTGGAATGCAAATGCGAatagaaatgcaaatgcaaatgcgaatGCAAATCGGAACGctaacggaaacggaaatgtgTAA
- the LOC6627610 gene encoding putative RNA-binding protein EEED8.10 isoform X1 produces MANFINNPSQQNYYFKKSVAYTEDHILVKKLFLYNVAAELLQQEVQTYFEGFGRVLRLQLFARQSLAANRKLMPRDGGGGGCGDGGSRKTKTGYVYFANPRDAAKALRKNLHTINGRRLSVQANDSWHQPDAYGMARPSAEQPSPSAEQPSQAVGDESSSTPSADILNLNDHCLEHIMRLLSLPDRIHFARTCSRFRSVYQQVSPALNRCISFDVFDAMTVWDMRDFFMLSGRHLQHIEGIIPPGRCQRLCEFFGQHCINLRTMHVTASKLSVRNMHKIFARLDRLEELQLRACALGNSSLLALKHLLQLKRLDLSDNHQLTGLNMNYLPASIVYLSLTSCNGLQSKYLPKLCKALPQLKELNLKAVYTITTGFQQVVSGKCCSALEELTISSGPANEYEHIAKLPGLKKLVLYSYEQGTTLRPELLTWLVEHKSNQLLHFEARGQNSINAEMLAQIGQLSALRTLSLPHNNAIGDRELEALRLQQLEQISLKYWPNLGNNAVLRLLMACPKLQELHLEECPRLTEKLLHDIIFKLRLQIRDKENRRQLPIRMYVYGSKINEFSLQHADVAAKDIIDACLAPPSSSDLCLVRMSNLLEFDFYSDDYDSFGSDDELDPDYDRYMVNEGFLSDEEYDYHDMVFNDDDLFVINMENVAELFNNWNANANRNANANANANRNANGNGNV; encoded by the exons atggcaaatttCATCAACAATCCCTCGCAGCAGAATTATTACTTCAAGAAGAGCGTTGCCTACACGGAGGACCACATCCTGGTGAAGAAACTGTTTCTTTACAATGTGGCAGCCGAG CTGTTGCAGCAGGAGGTGCAAACATATTTCGAGGGCTTTGGCCGTGTGCTGCGGCTGCAACTGTTTGCCAGACAGTCCTTGGCTGCCAACCGGAAGCTGATGCCGCGcgatggcggcggcggtggctgTGGTGATGGTGGTAGCCGGAAGACAAAAACTGGCTATGTTTACTTTGCCAATCCGCGAGATGCGGCCAAGGCGCTGCGAAAAAATCTGCACACCATCAATGGGCGTCGTCTGTCCGTCCAGGCCAATGATAGCTGGCATCAACCCGACGCCTACGGCATGGCCCGTCCATCTGCTGAGCAGCCCAGCCCATCCGCTGAGCAGCCCAGCCAAGCTGTTGGCGATGAGTCGTCGTCGACGCCATCAGCGGATATTTTGAATCTGAACGATCATTGTTTGGAGCACATAATGCGTTTGTTATCGCTGCCGGATCGCATACACTTTGCGCGGACCTGCAGCCGATTCCGGAGCGTTTACCAGCAGGTGTCGCCGGCGCTGAATCGCTGCATCAGCTTCGATGTGTTCGATGCGATGACCGTCTGGGATATGCGTGACTTTTTCATGCTATCCGGCCGGCATTTGCAGCACATCGAGGGCATTATACCGCCGGGTCGTTGCCAGCGACTGTGCGAGTTCTTTGGCCAGCACTGCATCAATCTGAGAACAATGCACGTGACGGCCAGCAAGCTCAGTGTGCGAAATATGCATAAGATCTTTGCCAGGCTGGACCGGCTagaggagctgcagctgcgcgcCTGTGCGCTGGGCAATTCCAGCTTGCTGGCACTGAAGCATCTGCTGCAGCTAAAGCGTCTGGATCTGTCTGACAATCATCAGCTGACCGGACTGAATATGAACTATTTGCCAGCGTCCATAGTCTACCTCAGCCTGACCAGCTGTAATGGGCTGCAGTCCAAGTACTTACCCAAGCTGTGCAAGGCGCTGCCCCAGCTCAAAGAGTTGAACTTGAAGGCGGTCTACACCATAACCACGGGCTTTCAACAGGTGGTCAGCGGCAAATGCTGTTCGGCGCTCGAGGAGCTCACGATAAGCAGCGGTCCGGCCAATGAGTATGAGCACATTGCCAAGCTGCCCGGTCTCAAAAAACTGGTGCTGTACAGCTACGAGCAGGGCACCACATTGCGACCGGAGCTGCTTACCTGGCTGGTGGAGCACAAATCGAACCAGCTGCTGCATTTTGAGGCGCGCGGCCAGAACTCGATCAATGCGGAGATGCTGGCGCAGATTGGACAGTTGAGCGCGTTGCGCACTCTTAGTTTGCCGCACAACAATGCCATTGGGGATCGCGAGCTGGAGGCACtccggctgcagcagctggagcagatCAGTCTCAAGTATTGGCCCAATTTGGGCAACAATGCAGTGCTGCGTCTGCTGATGGCCTGCCCCAAGCTGCAGGAGCTGCATCTGGAAGAGTGTCCGCGGCTAACCGAGAAGCTGCTCCACGACATCATCTTCAAGTTGCGCCTGCAGATACGCGATAAGGAGAACCGGCGCCAGCTGCCCATCCGCATGTATGTCTATGGCAGCAAAATAAATGAGTTCAGTCTCCAGCATGCGGATGTGGCCGCCAAAGATATCATCGATGCGTGCCTGGCGCCACCTTCATCTTCGGATCTGTGCCTGGTACGAATGTCCAATCTATTGGAATTCGATTTCTATTCAGATGATTATGATAGCTTCGGCTCCGATGATGAGCTAGATCCGGACTACGATCGTTATATGGTCAATGAGGGGTTCCTCAGCGACGAGGAATACGATTATCACGACATGGTATTCAACGATGATGATCTATTTGTGATAAATATGGAAAATGTGGCTGAATTGTTTAACAACTGGAATGCAAATGCGAatagaaatgcaaatgcaaatgcgaatGCAAATCGGAACGctaacggaaacggaaatgtgTAA